The following proteins are co-located in the Rubidibacter lacunae KORDI 51-2 genome:
- a CDS encoding Ppx/GppA phosphatase family protein, translating to MAAIDVGTNSIHMVVVRVMPSLPAFNIIAREKDTVRLGDRDPKTGTLTPAAIDRALASLRRCHDLAAAFNAEQIVALATSAVREAPNGRDFIQLVRRELGITIDLISGQEEARRIYLGVLSAMEFSDRPHIIVDIGGGSTEIVLGDGREPRYLSSTKVGAVRLKHRYITNDPIARSERRTLETYIRGQLARATSEVRARLQPGEKPTLVGTSGTIECLANLHARETLGIVPNPLQGYELCREDLDALVDRLADMTEAERLQLPGMSDRRAEIIVPGALVLVEAMRLLDLDRLVVCERALREGAIVDWMLAHGLIENHLRFHNSVRQRSTLNIANKYRVDITHGERVARFALSLFDQTHGNLHQWGAEERELLWTAAVLHNCGIYVSHDAHHKHSYYLIRNAELMGFNETELELVANIARYHRKSKPKKKHESYSNLPGKRYREMVDQLSALLRLATALDRRQIGAIATVRCQYDAKQRGLHIHVMPARADDDCELELWSLSEKKAVFEEVFDIAVETAICVP from the coding sequence CATATGGTGGTCGTGCGCGTCATGCCGTCGCTGCCGGCTTTCAACATCATCGCCCGCGAAAAAGATACCGTCCGCCTCGGCGATCGCGACCCAAAAACGGGCACCCTTACCCCCGCGGCGATCGATCGCGCCCTTGCCTCTCTCCGCCGCTGCCACGACCTCGCAGCTGCTTTTAATGCCGAACAGATTGTCGCCCTCGCCACCAGTGCCGTCCGCGAAGCGCCGAACGGCCGCGACTTCATCCAACTCGTCCGGCGCGAACTCGGCATTACGATCGACTTGATCTCTGGACAAGAGGAAGCCCGGCGGATTTACCTGGGCGTGCTCTCGGCGATGGAATTTAGCGATCGCCCCCACATCATTGTCGATATTGGCGGCGGGTCTACGGAGATCGTGCTCGGGGACGGTCGCGAACCGCGCTATCTCAGCAGCACTAAAGTCGGAGCGGTGCGGCTCAAACATCGCTACATCACGAACGACCCGATCGCCAGGAGCGAGCGCCGCACCTTGGAAACGTATATTCGCGGCCAGCTCGCCCGCGCGACCTCAGAAGTTCGCGCTCGCTTGCAGCCCGGTGAAAAGCCGACGCTCGTTGGCACCTCGGGTACGATCGAATGTCTGGCAAATCTGCACGCTCGCGAAACGCTCGGCATCGTGCCCAATCCGCTGCAGGGGTACGAGCTCTGTCGCGAGGACCTAGATGCGCTGGTCGATCGCCTGGCTGACATGACCGAAGCCGAACGCCTGCAGCTGCCTGGCATGTCCGATCGCCGGGCGGAAATCATCGTACCGGGGGCGTTGGTGCTGGTCGAAGCCATGCGACTGCTCGACCTCGATCGCCTGGTCGTCTGCGAGCGAGCACTGCGCGAAGGGGCGATCGTCGATTGGATGCTCGCCCACGGACTGATCGAGAACCACCTCCGCTTTCACAATTCCGTCCGCCAGCGCAGCACGCTCAACATCGCTAACAAGTATCGCGTCGACATCACCCACGGCGAGCGGGTCGCGCGCTTTGCCTTGAGCCTATTCGACCAAACCCACGGCAATCTCCATCAATGGGGGGCAGAGGAGCGCGAACTGTTGTGGACGGCAGCAGTCTTGCACAACTGCGGCATCTACGTCAGCCACGACGCCCACCACAAGCACTCCTACTACCTGATTCGCAATGCCGAGCTGATGGGGTTCAATGAAACCGAGCTGGAACTCGTTGCCAACATCGCGCGCTATCACCGCAAAAGCAAGCCGAAAAAGAAGCACGAAAGCTATAGCAATTTGCCCGGCAAGCGCTACCGCGAAATGGTAGACCAGCTCAGCGCCTTGCTGCGCCTGGCTACGGCGCTCGATCGCCGGCAAATCGGCGCGATCGCGACCGTTCGTTGCCAGTACGATGCTAAGCAACGGGGGTTACACATTCACGTGATGCCAGCCCGCGCGGACGACGACTGCGAGCTGGAGTTGTGGAGCCTGAGCGAGAAGAAAGCAGTGTTTGAAGAAGTATTCGACATCGCTGTCGAAACGGCTATCTGCGTGCCTTAA
- a CDS encoding cell wall hydrolase has product MGQSIRALVNTVAKKEPIDSLHLEGNRKTNILAGWVCPILDSQGAENNHVKVNLGFNAGIWYFYKPHIQLYGSMHASGTLAEKVVACCEERDFPLDREPGEINIIGIEGMHPNGEFNLDQNDKWNDTVAILTFREGKPHFNLLCKATTEPGYHYTHNTEIHEGVARLDTGYHHNLWQVGQHRGYEALAQKGNLARLVRDANRDYLRNDTTSYERLRGINLHTTKPGLASPDTIGKWSAGCVVIYSPKEFLQFMELVKGSSQFRRYSDFAFSFILIWSRWLEQTPRPIEPVPTVSDDYDVDIDVLARTIWGEARGEKRLGKTAVAWVVRNRASRSPSYGWPPTIRQVCQQPWQFSCWNENDPNRDKLLTVNVSNSEFRESQEIAKKVLNGEIPDPTNGADHFFANYISTPDWARGQSIVAEIGVHLFYRLV; this is encoded by the coding sequence GTGGGTCAATCTATTAGGGCATTGGTAAATACAGTTGCAAAGAAAGAGCCTATTGACTCTTTGCATCTTGAAGGCAATCGCAAAACAAATATCCTTGCAGGTTGGGTATGTCCTATTCTTGACTCTCAAGGGGCAGAGAATAATCATGTGAAAGTCAACCTGGGATTTAATGCGGGAATCTGGTATTTCTACAAGCCTCACATCCAACTTTATGGCTCAATGCACGCTAGTGGAACTCTGGCCGAAAAGGTAGTGGCTTGCTGTGAAGAGAGAGATTTTCCGCTAGATAGAGAGCCAGGGGAAATCAATATTATTGGTATTGAAGGAATGCACCCAAATGGTGAATTTAATCTCGATCAAAATGACAAATGGAATGATACAGTTGCGATACTAACCTTTCGAGAAGGCAAGCCTCATTTTAATTTGCTTTGTAAAGCAACTACTGAACCTGGTTATCACTATACTCACAACACCGAAATCCATGAAGGGGTTGCTCGATTGGACACAGGGTATCATCATAATTTATGGCAAGTTGGTCAACATCGCGGTTATGAGGCCCTGGCTCAAAAGGGAAACTTGGCTCGACTTGTACGAGATGCCAACCGCGATTATCTGAGAAATGACACCACTTCTTATGAGCGTTTGAGAGGGATCAATCTTCACACTACTAAACCAGGATTGGCTTCGCCTGACACTATCGGCAAATGGTCGGCAGGTTGTGTTGTCATATATTCTCCTAAAGAGTTCTTGCAATTCATGGAACTTGTTAAGGGGAGTTCTCAGTTCAGAAGGTATTCCGATTTTGCTTTTAGTTTCATTCTGATATGGTCTCGTTGGTTAGAGCAAACACCTAGACCTATAGAGCCAGTTCCAACAGTCTCAGATGATTATGATGTTGATATTGATGTCTTAGCACGCACTATTTGGGGAGAAGCCAGGGGGGAAAAACGGTTAGGGAAAACTGCCGTTGCTTGGGTAGTTCGCAATAGAGCTTCTAGATCACCTTCTTATGGTTGGCCACCTACCATCCGTCAAGTCTGTCAACAGCCATGGCAGTTTAGCTGTTGGAATGAAAACGATCCTAACCGAGATAAGCTGCTAACAGTAAACGTGTCTAATAGCGAATTCAGGGAAAGTCAAGAGATTGCCAAGAAAGTTCTCAATGGGGAAATACCAGATCCCACTAACGGAGCCGATCACTTTTTTGCTAATTATATCTCAACCCCTGATTGGGCAAGGGGGCAAAGCATAGTTGCTGAAATTGGTGTTCATCTTTTTTATCGGCTAGTTTAG
- a CDS encoding transposase, with product MPKPATDPLPDNQFKLEPALEKRTRRTFSAEYKLRIVQEANACQHGELGSLLRREKLYHNQIQQWRREFDQGGTASLSKTAPGPKPQLTSEQSQIAALEKKIQRLEHQLQLKDDCLALQKKP from the coding sequence TTGCCAAAGCCAGCCACTGACCCCTTGCCCGATAACCAATTCAAGCTAGAACCAGCTCTCGAAAAGCGCACGCGTCGCACCTTCAGCGCCGAGTACAAACTACGGATCGTTCAGGAAGCTAACGCTTGCCAACACGGCGAACTGGGAAGTTTGCTGCGACGCGAAAAGCTTTACCACAACCAAATTCAACAATGGCGTCGCGAGTTCGACCAAGGCGGCACCGCCTCCCTGTCTAAGACGGCTCCGGGTCCCAAGCCCCAACTCACCAGCGAGCAGAGTCAGATTGCCGCGTTGGAGAAGAAGATTCAACGACTCGAGCATCAGCTCCAGCTCAAGGATGATTGCCTAGCCCTACAAAAAAAGCCTTAG
- a CDS encoding integrase catalytic domain-containing protein: MSPAPNQVWTWDITKLALSQKGVYLSLYAIVDLFSRFVLAWMLSRKENSALSQQLMCEAMARHPHATDARTIHQDRGAPMIARNFLEVISDLGGDRQSQPPESEQRQPIQ; the protein is encoded by the coding sequence TTGAGCCCAGCCCCCAATCAGGTCTGGACGTGGGATATCACCAAGTTGGCGTTGAGCCAGAAAGGAGTCTATCTCTCGCTGTACGCGATCGTCGACTTGTTCAGCCGCTTTGTCTTGGCTTGGATGCTGTCACGCAAGGAAAACAGCGCCCTCTCCCAACAACTGATGTGCGAGGCGATGGCGCGCCACCCCCATGCGACCGACGCGCGGACGATTCACCAAGACCGAGGCGCGCCGATGATTGCCCGCAACTTCCTGGAGGTCATCAGCGACCTGGGGGGCGACCGCCAGTCACAGCCGCCCGAGAGTGAGCAACGACAACCCATTCAGTGA
- a CDS encoding integrase core domain-containing protein, with product MSNDNPFSESQFRTLKYQPDYPGRFEHYAQAERWCQDYFEWYNYSHHHSALEGFTPVQVFTQSYRELARQREQVMSAAFEVHPERFVGGRPKVKLPPQVVAINPIYREDGSIETETGVNFPTLDAAKETTKLH from the coding sequence GTGAGCAACGACAACCCATTCAGTGAGAGCCAATTCAGAACCCTGAAGTATCAGCCCGACTACCCCGGACGCTTCGAGCATTACGCCCAAGCCGAACGGTGGTGCCAGGACTACTTCGAGTGGTACAACTACAGCCACCATCACAGCGCCCTGGAGGGCTTTACACCGGTCCAAGTGTTCACCCAGAGCTATCGAGAGCTAGCCCGGCAACGGGAGCAGGTGATGAGCGCGGCGTTCGAGGTACACCCGGAACGCTTCGTGGGTGGGCGACCCAAAGTCAAACTACCGCCGCAAGTGGTGGCCATCAACCCCATCTATCGAGAAGATGGCAGTATCGAAACCGAGACTGGTGTCAATTTCCCCACGCTCGACGCTGCCAAGGAGACAACTAAACTACATTAA
- a CDS encoding tetratricopeptide repeat protein yields MKKILGLAVDKLLSDDDSLELWRAIFPLFILVLIGFIFIFFYALGNANTVSHNCSHILNIGRCSSNIMALFGTTATVGGGCLLLGGLVGFLFGVPRTIESNFNIEKHNNREDISENSTSKNNSDLIKANTNLEQISDWLTKILVGVGLTQIEPILRFYKNSVLPGISPVFSGASGISADAVRSYTTAVIIYFSICGFFIGYLWSRVYLTNSLRRNAYQELQEQVDSAQEKLEKTRALSTTIQFVRQILDTIPETYLLRIDETYSKHTFSSEKILETIEKRVNEILAKLKKVDNTLPQSLDIFLEKVLADIPESNNFFFLRSKDYVNLGAIYNLKGELNNAICFYDKALEINEYSFMPYNLKGLALAKKKEYENAIKVFDKAIETAPSNPIGWNNKGFAIITQIDESEFNVREIAEKAETALKCFRKTISLNPRFAVAYSNMGYAYYYLKHEDKELEAYQEALKIDEECTLALYNLACYYAQRGMIEKVLQNLKKAIDINPDVAKLIEDEEDFNSIRGIPEFKNFLRSFR; encoded by the coding sequence GTGAAAAAAATTTTGGGGCTGGCTGTGGACAAGTTGTTGTCTGACGATGACTCTCTTGAGCTCTGGCGAGCAATATTTCCTTTATTCATACTAGTTTTGATAGGCTTTATCTTTATTTTCTTCTATGCACTGGGCAATGCAAATACTGTTAGCCACAATTGTAGTCACATCTTAAATATTGGAAGATGTTCTTCAAATATCATGGCGCTCTTTGGCACCACCGCAACTGTCGGAGGGGGTTGCTTATTATTGGGAGGACTGGTAGGGTTTCTCTTTGGAGTGCCTCGCACCATAGAGTCCAATTTCAATATCGAGAAGCACAATAACAGGGAAGACATTTCCGAGAATAGCACCAGCAAAAACAATTCAGATTTGATTAAAGCGAATACAAACCTAGAACAGATCTCTGACTGGTTAACTAAAATACTGGTAGGAGTTGGTTTAACTCAAATCGAGCCAATTCTTAGATTTTACAAAAATAGTGTCCTTCCAGGCATCTCACCAGTTTTTAGTGGTGCATCAGGCATCTCCGCAGATGCCGTACGCAGCTATACTACAGCTGTAATTATCTACTTTTCCATTTGTGGCTTCTTCATTGGCTATCTCTGGTCTAGAGTTTACCTAACCAACAGCCTTAGAAGAAACGCTTACCAGGAATTACAAGAGCAAGTTGACTCAGCGCAAGAAAAACTCGAAAAAACGAGAGCATTAAGCACTACTATCCAATTCGTCAGGCAGATTCTCGATACTATTCCTGAAACGTACCTATTGAGGATAGATGAAACTTACAGCAAGCATACATTTTCGAGCGAAAAAATACTTGAAACTATTGAAAAACGAGTCAATGAAATACTGGCTAAACTAAAAAAAGTTGATAACACATTGCCGCAAAGTCTGGATATTTTTTTAGAAAAGGTTCTGGCAGATATTCCTGAATCAAATAATTTCTTTTTTCTGAGATCAAAGGACTATGTAAACCTTGGAGCGATTTACAATCTAAAGGGCGAATTAAATAATGCAATATGCTTCTATGACAAGGCACTGGAGATTAATGAGTATTCCTTTATGCCCTACAACCTTAAGGGTTTGGCACTAGCCAAGAAAAAGGAATATGAAAATGCTATAAAAGTTTTTGATAAGGCTATTGAAACAGCTCCAAGTAATCCAATAGGCTGGAACAATAAGGGCTTTGCGATAATAACTCAAATCGATGAAAGCGAATTTAATGTTCGGGAAATCGCAGAGAAAGCAGAAACTGCATTGAAATGTTTTCGTAAAACTATTTCCCTTAACCCAAGATTTGCTGTTGCTTACTCTAACATGGGCTACGCATATTATTATCTCAAACATGAGGATAAGGAGCTTGAAGCTTATCAAGAAGCACTTAAAATTGACGAAGAATGTACACTTGCTTTGTATAATTTAGCTTGCTATTATGCCCAGAGAGGCATGATTGAGAAGGTTCTTCAAAACTTGAAGAAAGCCATAGACATAAATCCTGATGTGGCAAAACTCATTGAGGATGAGGAGGATTTCAATTCTATTCGAGGAATTCCTGAATTCAAGAACTTTCTGAGGAGTTTTCGTTAA